In Corynebacterium endometrii, one DNA window encodes the following:
- a CDS encoding substrate-binding domain-containing protein: MATMAAASLAACSATGGAPRPGEDGETAGGVDTPRYVVSMVTHGAPGDTYWDLVRTGAEEAAKKNNIELRYSSDPEAPNQANLVQTAIDSGVDGIAVTMPNPGAIGSSAQAAVDAGIPVVGLNAGMDEYQEYGMTGFFGQDETIAGTRAGERLAEEGAEKVLCVIHEEGNSSQEARCAGVKDGMRGGDVEILYVNGQDLTSAQATMQTKLSQDPSIDTVFGLQAPVAMRAIEAIEDAGSDAEVVTFDTNAELVDAIADGRVKWAVDQQPYLQGYLAVDSLWVAKRNGGTFGGGQPVFTGPSFVDSTNVEQISEAAKAGLR, translated from the coding sequence ATGGCCACCATGGCCGCTGCATCCCTGGCCGCATGCTCGGCGACCGGCGGGGCGCCGCGTCCCGGCGAAGACGGTGAGACGGCAGGTGGAGTAGACACCCCGCGTTACGTAGTTTCCATGGTCACCCACGGGGCACCAGGGGATACCTACTGGGACTTGGTCCGCACTGGCGCCGAGGAAGCGGCGAAGAAAAACAATATCGAGCTGCGCTACTCATCTGACCCCGAGGCGCCTAACCAGGCCAACTTGGTCCAGACCGCCATAGATTCCGGGGTGGATGGCATTGCCGTAACCATGCCGAACCCAGGGGCGATTGGCTCCTCCGCGCAGGCAGCGGTCGATGCCGGAATCCCCGTAGTGGGGCTCAACGCCGGCATGGACGAATATCAGGAGTACGGCATGACCGGCTTTTTTGGCCAGGATGAAACCATCGCCGGCACCCGTGCCGGTGAGCGTCTGGCCGAAGAGGGCGCGGAGAAGGTTCTGTGCGTCATCCATGAGGAGGGTAACTCTTCCCAGGAAGCGCGCTGCGCTGGCGTCAAGGACGGCATGCGCGGCGGCGACGTGGAGATCCTTTATGTCAACGGTCAGGACCTGACTTCTGCCCAGGCCACCATGCAAACCAAGCTCTCCCAGGACCCATCCATCGATACGGTCTTCGGGCTGCAGGCGCCCGTGGCGATGCGCGCTATTGAGGCGATTGAAGACGCCGGCTCCGATGCCGAGGTTGTCACCTTCGATACCAATGCCGAGTTGGTGGACGCTATTGCCGACGGCCGCGTGAAGTGGGCCGTGGACCAGCAGCCGTATCTCCAGGGTTACCTAGCCGTTGACTCCCTTTGGGTAGCAAAGCGCAACGGGGGAACCTTTGGCGGAGGCCAGCCGGTCTTTACCGGCCCAAGTTTCGTGGATTCCACCAATGTTGAGCAGATTTCCGAGGCGGCTAAGGCTGGTCTGCGATGA
- a CDS encoding ABC transporter permease: protein MGDKASDDRLRSKSGFAKLIRRPELASLVGFVLIFILFFSVAPAFRSLDAMATVLYASSTLGIVALAVGLLMIGDEFDLSSGVAVTTAALAATMLNYNFHLNSWVGAGLALLLSLAIGALNGYLVTRTGIASFLITLAAFLMLQGLNLAITKLVTGQVATPTIADMEGFPSAQMVFAGRFEIFGVTIRSTVIWWILFVALASFMLFKTKFGNWIFAVGGDEEAARAVGVPVRRVKIILFMFVGFAAWFVGMHTLFAFDSIQAGQGVGNEFLYIIAAVIGGCALTGGRGTAVGTAIGALIFGMTNQGIVYAGWNPDWFKFFLGAMLLFAVLTNSSFAKFTKRG from the coding sequence ATGGGTGATAAAGCCAGTGATGACCGCCTGCGCAGCAAATCGGGTTTTGCCAAGCTGATACGGCGCCCCGAGTTGGCTAGCCTGGTGGGCTTTGTGCTCATCTTCATCCTGTTTTTCTCGGTCGCCCCGGCCTTCCGTTCCCTGGACGCGATGGCCACCGTGCTCTACGCCAGCTCCACGCTGGGCATCGTAGCCTTGGCGGTGGGCCTGTTAATGATTGGCGATGAATTCGACCTATCATCCGGCGTCGCCGTGACCACCGCCGCGTTGGCGGCGACCATGCTCAATTACAACTTCCACCTCAACTCCTGGGTGGGGGCGGGCCTCGCCCTGCTTTTATCCTTGGCTATTGGCGCATTAAACGGGTACCTGGTCACCCGCACCGGAATCGCGAGCTTCCTGATCACCCTGGCCGCCTTCCTGATGCTGCAGGGGCTCAACCTGGCCATCACGAAGCTGGTGACCGGCCAAGTTGCCACCCCAACCATCGCGGACATGGAGGGCTTCCCGTCCGCTCAGATGGTATTCGCCGGGCGCTTCGAGATATTCGGTGTGACCATCCGCTCCACGGTTATTTGGTGGATCCTATTTGTGGCCCTGGCTTCCTTCATGTTGTTCAAGACCAAGTTCGGTAACTGGATCTTCGCCGTGGGAGGCGACGAGGAGGCCGCACGCGCCGTGGGCGTTCCGGTGCGCCGAGTCAAGATTATCTTGTTCATGTTCGTGGGCTTCGCAGCGTGGTTCGTGGGCATGCACACCCTGTTCGCCTTTGATTCCATCCAGGCCGGCCAGGGCGTGGGCAACGAGTTCCTCTACATCATCGCCGCCGTGATTGGCGGCTGCGCGCTCACGGGTGGACGCGGCACGGCGGTAGGTACCGCGATCGGCGCACTCATCTTCGGCATGACGAACCAGGGAATTGTCTACGCCGGCTGGAACCCGGACTGGTTTAAGTTCTTCCTAGGCGCCATGCTGCTATTTGCGGTGCTGACCAATTCTTCCTTCGCGAAATTCACCAAGAGGGGATAG